From Firmicutes bacterium HGW-Firmicutes-1, one genomic window encodes:
- a CDS encoding B12-binding domain-containing radical SAM protein: protein MKIVFIQVGITGARSTDAMEPLAFAILAGLTPKHHTIEFYDDRIEAVPKNLDCDLVAISTGTFTARRAYQLAALYKMQNIKVVLGGYHPTFMPQEVLEYADSVILGDAENTWLNVLNDLEKGMLKSIYEAHEKPDISNVFFDESIFLGKKYSKITPVQYSRGCKFSCEFCCISAFYGSSIRYRDIGYVVDEIIRKKAKFVFFVDDNLFIDRNHTIAFLKALIPLKMKWVCQISIDIAADDELLQLMVQSGCICVLIGFETLNDDNLKQMKKAVNIAHINYDEVIKKLQSYGLMIYGTFILGYDMDTVDTFDTCLEFALKSQMILANFNPLMPMVGTKLYDRFKAEGRLIHDKWWLDPNYQYGDAMFIPKQMTPQQLKEGCYRIRSSFNTYSNIFKRGLYGHANREHLAIFLAANFINRREIIQKQGRLL, encoded by the coding sequence GTGAAAATAGTTTTTATACAAGTGGGGATAACGGGCGCACGTTCAACGGATGCTATGGAGCCTTTGGCCTTTGCTATATTAGCAGGGTTGACTCCAAAGCACCATACCATAGAATTTTATGACGATCGAATTGAAGCAGTACCCAAAAATCTGGATTGTGATTTGGTGGCTATTTCTACAGGAACGTTTACAGCAAGGCGAGCCTATCAATTGGCCGCACTTTATAAAATGCAAAATATAAAAGTTGTTTTAGGAGGATATCATCCTACCTTTATGCCCCAAGAGGTTTTGGAATATGCAGATAGTGTTATTTTAGGGGATGCAGAAAATACATGGCTTAACGTACTGAACGATCTTGAAAAAGGAATGCTTAAAAGCATTTATGAAGCTCATGAAAAACCTGATATTTCTAACGTTTTTTTTGATGAATCTATATTTCTTGGAAAGAAATACAGTAAAATAACACCCGTCCAATATAGCAGAGGCTGCAAATTTTCTTGTGAATTTTGCTGTATAAGTGCCTTTTATGGTAGTAGTATTCGGTATAGAGACATAGGATATGTGGTGGATGAAATCATTAGAAAAAAAGCAAAATTTGTGTTTTTTGTAGATGATAACTTATTTATAGATCGTAATCATACCATTGCCTTCCTTAAGGCACTCATTCCGCTAAAAATGAAATGGGTATGCCAAATTAGCATTGATATCGCTGCTGATGATGAACTACTTCAACTTATGGTTCAAAGTGGATGCATTTGTGTTCTAATTGGTTTTGAAACTCTAAACGATGATAATTTGAAGCAGATGAAAAAAGCGGTTAATATAGCCCATATTAACTATGACGAAGTCATCAAAAAATTACAAAGCTATGGCTTGATGATCTATGGCACTTTTATACTGGGCTATGACATGGATACAGTGGATACCTTTGACACTTGCTTGGAATTTGCACTGAAAAGCCAGATGATATTGGCAAACTTTAATCCCCTGATGCCTATGGTTGGTACCAAGCTCTATGATAGGTTTAAAGCAGAGGGAAGGCTCATTCACGATAAATGGTGGCTTGACCCTAATTATCAATATGGGGATGCAATGTTTATTCCCAAGCAAATGACGCCACAACAGCTCAAAGAGGGCTGTTATAGAATTAGAAGTAGCTTTAATACCTATTCAAATATCTTTAAGCGCGGTCTTTACGGCCACGCCAATAGGGAGCATTTGGCAATATTTTTAGCAGCAAATTTTATCAATAGACGTGAGATCATTCAAAAACAAGGTAGACTGCTATAA
- a CDS encoding leucyl aminopeptidase, with amino-acid sequence MRRFNYFNSINKEYEDRYLNSLEKINKIEVETSSKGDYYSYFNSACNYIYFMDKLSQDLCDDYFENTTFEELKAVNQQLYKHVLGTAYEDSYANPEICVQLFGKEIGQSLCCLYTKIMNYIPLVIENQLAPIVLTNELFIQVYEAISKEDAKQIKQLIYAEAMEDMDLKVEASILRKFDPLYNCYSKILMESELTDLRYLFKYGMYIGENEIKTALYMNSLSEEKINKMANVFTEGFERGYLNGNKEMPLSEKRSINLAYPIGFERVIRKAADNFAKLDLKPLVYTDPFTAARPRLISTKPSHQYSYDHRFDEALYYCKEYTDAYEKSYANSLEKHKDLLKVMAGPAVQESFGEEPFTPKSKSDSISYNDEQTELKNAHTTNINKNFKKYLPSSATSFVIITYPVPEIGDRYEEIFDEIIKVNTLDNDVYDRIHKIMIDTLDLGDFVHVVGKGENKTDILVKLHPLTNPEKETNFENCTADVNIPVGEVFTSPLLTGTNGIIHVSQVYLNDLKYENFEMTFKDGMIDAYTCSNFDNEEENKKFIHENLLHPHKTLPLGEFAIGTNTIAYVMAKKYNINHVLPILIAEKTGPHFAIGDTCFSWSEDQFVCNSDGKEIIARDNEKSLKRKTDISQAYTYKHTDVTIPYDELELIEVITKKNEKIVILQDGRFVLPGTQLLNEAFHNE; translated from the coding sequence ATGAGAAGATTTAATTATTTTAATAGTATTAACAAAGAATATGAAGACAGATATCTTAATAGTTTAGAAAAAATTAATAAAATTGAGGTGGAAACGAGTAGTAAAGGAGATTACTATTCCTACTTTAATAGTGCATGTAACTATATATATTTCATGGATAAACTTAGTCAGGATTTGTGTGATGATTATTTTGAAAATACAACTTTTGAGGAACTGAAAGCAGTTAATCAACAGTTATACAAGCATGTACTAGGTACGGCTTATGAAGATAGTTATGCGAATCCGGAAATATGTGTACAGCTATTTGGAAAAGAAATTGGACAAAGTCTTTGCTGCTTATATACAAAAATCATGAACTATATTCCTCTGGTTATTGAAAATCAATTAGCCCCGATCGTACTTACCAATGAGCTATTCATTCAAGTGTATGAAGCTATTTCAAAGGAAGATGCAAAGCAAATTAAGCAGTTAATCTATGCAGAAGCAATGGAGGATATGGATTTAAAGGTTGAGGCAAGCATTTTGAGAAAGTTTGATCCTTTGTATAATTGCTATTCGAAAATTCTGATGGAATCTGAGCTAACAGACTTAAGATATTTATTTAAGTATGGAATGTATATTGGTGAGAATGAAATTAAGACAGCCCTGTATATGAATAGTCTGTCAGAGGAAAAAATCAATAAGATGGCTAATGTTTTTACGGAGGGCTTTGAGAGAGGGTATTTGAATGGAAATAAAGAAATGCCTCTTTCTGAAAAAAGGTCAATTAATTTAGCTTATCCGATAGGCTTTGAACGAGTGATTAGAAAAGCCGCTGATAATTTTGCAAAGTTGGATTTGAAGCCTCTAGTTTACACAGATCCATTTACGGCAGCAAGACCTAGGTTGATTTCCACAAAGCCTAGTCATCAATATAGTTATGACCATAGATTTGATGAAGCGTTGTACTATTGCAAAGAATATACCGATGCTTATGAAAAGTCATATGCGAATAGCTTAGAAAAACACAAAGATTTACTTAAGGTTATGGCTGGACCTGCTGTTCAGGAATCCTTTGGAGAAGAGCCGTTTACGCCAAAGAGTAAGAGTGACAGCATTTCTTATAATGATGAACAAACAGAATTGAAAAATGCCCATACTACAAATATAAATAAAAATTTCAAAAAATATTTACCAAGTAGTGCAACTAGCTTTGTTATTATAACTTATCCAGTACCTGAAATTGGTGATCGATACGAGGAAATTTTTGATGAAATAATCAAAGTAAATACATTGGATAATGATGTTTACGACAGGATTCATAAAATTATGATTGATACACTTGACTTAGGTGACTTTGTTCATGTTGTAGGGAAAGGTGAAAACAAAACGGATATTTTAGTTAAGCTACATCCATTAACCAATCCTGAAAAGGAAACTAACTTTGAAAATTGTACAGCAGATGTTAATATACCCGTTGGAGAAGTTTTCACATCTCCGTTATTAACAGGTACAAATGGAATCATTCATGTTTCACAAGTTTATTTAAATGATTTAAAATATGAAAATTTTGAAATGACCTTTAAAGATGGAATGATTGATGCGTATACTTGTTCAAATTTTGATAATGAAGAAGAAAACAAAAAATTTATACATGAAAATTTACTTCATCCACACAAAACCTTACCATTAGGTGAATTTGCAATTGGAACAAACACCATTGCGTACGTCATGGCTAAAAAATATAATATTAATCATGTATTGCCGATTCTGATCGCTGAAAAAACAGGCCCTCATTTTGCAATTGGAGATACTTGCTTTTCTTGGAGTGAAGATCAATTCGTATGCAACTCTGATGGTAAAGAAATAATAGCAAGAGACAATGAGAAATCATTAAAGAGAAAAACTGATATTAGTCAAGCATACACCTATAAGCATACCGACGTTACGATTCCTTATGATGAACTTGAATTAATTGAGGTTATTACTAAGAAAAATGAAAAGATTGTTATTTTACAGGATGGCAGATTCGTTCTACCGGGTACCCAATTACTAAATGAAGCTTTTCATAATGAATAA